A DNA window from Clavibacter sepedonicus contains the following coding sequences:
- a CDS encoding 1,4-dihydroxy-2-naphthoate polyprenyltransferase produces the protein MAQKKKRTRQAPPSAARTRPGSPANPRSGNPAKVRTATARDWISGARIRTLPLAVAPVAIGAGAARAMGPDEGVSLGLALLCLAVAVLLQIGVNYANDYSDGVRGTDDVRVGPARLTGSGAAKPRTVLTVALTFLGLAAVAGLAIVLITGHWWLLAVGAVAIVAAYFYTGGKRPYGYAGLGDVVVFVFFGLVATAGTQFILIGMITGEGWLGGVAAGGFACAVLMVNNIRDIEQDGKVGKRTLAVRLGPRGSRIVYCIEVAIAYAVVVFFFLFYPKALLVLFTLVLALPAAIIACTGRTPKELILSLQLTSMAALTFGLGLGAAFAF, from the coding sequence GTGGCACAGAAGAAGAAGCGCACCCGGCAGGCCCCTCCATCCGCAGCACGCACCCGCCCGGGATCGCCCGCGAATCCCCGCTCCGGCAACCCGGCGAAGGTGCGCACGGCCACCGCGCGCGACTGGATCTCCGGCGCCCGCATCCGCACCCTCCCGCTCGCCGTGGCCCCCGTCGCGATCGGCGCCGGAGCGGCCCGCGCCATGGGCCCCGACGAGGGCGTCTCCCTCGGCCTCGCGCTCCTCTGCCTCGCGGTCGCGGTGCTGCTGCAGATCGGCGTGAACTACGCCAACGACTACTCCGACGGCGTCCGCGGCACCGACGACGTGCGCGTCGGCCCCGCCCGCCTCACCGGATCCGGCGCCGCCAAGCCCCGCACCGTGCTCACCGTGGCGCTCACGTTCCTCGGCCTCGCCGCGGTCGCCGGCCTCGCGATCGTGCTGATCACCGGCCACTGGTGGCTGCTCGCGGTCGGCGCCGTCGCCATCGTCGCGGCCTACTTCTACACCGGCGGCAAGCGCCCCTACGGCTACGCGGGCCTCGGCGACGTCGTCGTGTTCGTGTTCTTCGGCCTGGTCGCGACCGCGGGCACGCAGTTCATCCTCATCGGCATGATCACGGGCGAGGGCTGGCTGGGCGGCGTCGCGGCGGGCGGATTCGCGTGCGCCGTGCTCATGGTCAACAACATCCGCGACATCGAGCAGGACGGCAAGGTCGGCAAGCGCACCCTCGCGGTGCGGCTCGGCCCGCGCGGCTCGCGCATCGTCTACTGCATCGAGGTCGCGATTGCCTACGCGGTCGTGGTCTTCTTCTTCCTCTTCTACCCGAAGGCGCTGCTGGTGCTGTTCACGCTCGTGCTGGCGCTGCCGGCCGCGATCATCGCGTGCACCGGCCGCACCCCCAAGGAGCTGATTCTGTCGCTCCAGCTCACGAGCATGGCCGCGCTCACGTTCGGCCTGGGGCTCGGGGCGGCGTTCGCGTTCTGA
- a CDS encoding DUF4229 domain-containing protein — protein sequence MSSRRYWLVYTVVRILLFAVPFGLVVAVSPDFWPLAAIIGAVVSFCGSYIFLRKQREAMAADLAAVAAGRRKPVEDDDSEDAAVDAAERRVRAAGSADVATGATGTPGAGTPDIAAAAPRVDGEAERS from the coding sequence GTGAGTTCCCGTCGCTACTGGCTCGTCTACACCGTCGTCCGCATCCTCCTGTTCGCCGTCCCGTTCGGGCTCGTCGTCGCGGTGAGCCCGGACTTCTGGCCGCTCGCCGCGATCATCGGCGCGGTGGTGTCGTTCTGCGGGTCCTACATCTTCCTGCGGAAGCAGCGCGAGGCCATGGCGGCGGATCTCGCGGCCGTCGCCGCCGGGCGCCGCAAGCCCGTGGAGGACGACGACTCCGAGGACGCCGCGGTGGACGCGGCCGAGCGCCGGGTGCGCGCGGCCGGATCCGCCGACGTCGCGACCGGCGCCACGGGCACCCCGGGCGCCGGCACCCCGGACATCGCTGCGGCCGCCCCGCGCGTCGACGGCGAGGCCGAGCGCAGCTGA
- a CDS encoding PLD nuclease N-terminal domain-containing protein, which yields MPRLLIGLAVVIVFFTVFVIVDTSLTPRTRMRGLPKPAWIAVVVLVPLIGGILWLTIGKDRTDLARASGRRLGPDDDPDFLSGLGRTRSEEERIRRLEQELADLDSDGTGPDADGPTSAGGTGTAPRPSPDGDDDRGAPGRRDA from the coding sequence ATGCCCCGCCTGTTGATCGGTCTCGCCGTCGTGATCGTGTTCTTCACGGTCTTCGTCATCGTGGACACCTCCCTGACGCCGCGGACCCGCATGCGCGGCCTCCCGAAGCCCGCGTGGATCGCGGTGGTCGTCCTGGTGCCCCTCATCGGCGGCATCCTGTGGCTCACGATCGGCAAGGACCGCACCGACCTCGCGCGCGCATCCGGCCGCCGGCTCGGCCCCGACGACGACCCCGACTTCCTCTCCGGCCTCGGCCGCACCCGGTCGGAGGAGGAGCGGATCCGCCGCCTCGAGCAGGAGCTCGCTGACCTCGACAGCGACGGCACGGGCCCCGACGCCGACGGCCCCACGAGCGCAGGGGGGACGGGCACGGCCCCGCGCCCGAGCCCGGACGGCGACGACGACCGCGGCGCGCCCGGTCGCCGGGACGCCTGA
- the menD gene encoding 2-succinyl-5-enolpyruvyl-6-hydroxy-3-cyclohexene-1-carboxylic-acid synthase translates to MAAADALPTSSASASASADGPRTGNPSTDRAIAMLLALVREGVTDVVLCPGSRSQALALVAAELERVDGVRLHVRIDERAAGFLALGLGVESGRPAPVITTSGTAVANLHPAVLEGWHSGVPMLLLTGDRPAELRGIASNQTTRQPGMFGDRVACIDVPAPEETDDDLARDALLARDAYRRARDERTPVHVNVAFRDPLSVAVPDLTEAVAEVRAAAPATPAPAGPATADVLDLPHGPRTLVVAGHAAGEAAEELARAGGWPLAAEISSGSHFGPNLVVSFRELLAREGFGDRVERVIVFGHPTLTREVPLLVGREDVEAIVVGSTGGEDYDPRHRVTAHPAAVRVVGEPADPAEARRWLGTWVHESRAILDEATAAESAPLLPSGTTPAERRDFARAELAAVRADVTRRHLVRALWQATWPHDRLVLGASRLIREADRALPGKRVRVHANRGLAGIDGTISTGLGIALASQAGSGSAAAGITRVLVGDLTLLHDVGSLLIGTGERVPRIQVIVGNDGGGTIFDGLEVSRTAAPASIDRVMFTPQRVDLASLARAYGWAHLRAATHGELEAALTTASEAPLLIEVPLAR, encoded by the coding sequence GTGGCCGCCGCCGACGCCCTCCCGACCTCGTCCGCCTCCGCTTCCGCTTCCGCGGACGGGCCGCGCACGGGCAACCCGTCCACGGACCGCGCCATCGCGATGCTGCTCGCGCTCGTGCGCGAGGGCGTCACCGACGTGGTGCTCTGCCCCGGTTCCCGCTCCCAGGCCCTCGCGCTCGTCGCGGCCGAGCTGGAGCGCGTCGACGGCGTGCGCCTGCACGTGCGCATCGACGAGCGCGCCGCCGGGTTCCTCGCGCTCGGCCTCGGCGTCGAGTCCGGCCGGCCCGCGCCCGTCATCACGACCTCCGGCACGGCCGTCGCGAACCTGCATCCCGCCGTGCTCGAGGGCTGGCACTCGGGCGTCCCGATGCTGCTCCTCACGGGCGACCGTCCCGCGGAGCTCCGCGGGATCGCGAGCAACCAGACCACGCGCCAGCCGGGCATGTTCGGCGACCGGGTCGCGTGCATCGACGTGCCCGCGCCCGAGGAGACCGACGACGACCTGGCGCGCGACGCGCTCCTCGCCCGCGACGCGTACCGCCGGGCCCGCGACGAGCGGACGCCCGTGCACGTGAACGTGGCGTTCCGGGATCCGCTGTCCGTCGCGGTGCCGGATCTCACCGAGGCCGTCGCGGAGGTGCGCGCCGCCGCTCCCGCCACGCCTGCGCCCGCCGGGCCTGCCACCGCCGACGTCCTCGACCTCCCGCACGGCCCGCGCACGCTCGTCGTCGCCGGCCATGCCGCGGGCGAGGCCGCCGAGGAGCTCGCGCGCGCCGGCGGCTGGCCGCTCGCCGCCGAGATCTCGAGCGGATCCCACTTCGGCCCGAACCTCGTCGTCTCCTTCCGCGAGCTGCTCGCCCGCGAGGGCTTCGGCGACCGCGTCGAGCGCGTGATCGTGTTCGGCCACCCGACCCTCACGCGCGAGGTCCCGCTGCTCGTGGGGCGCGAGGACGTCGAGGCGATCGTCGTCGGATCCACCGGCGGCGAGGACTACGACCCCCGCCACCGCGTCACCGCCCATCCGGCCGCCGTGCGCGTGGTCGGCGAGCCCGCGGATCCGGCCGAGGCCCGCCGCTGGCTCGGCACGTGGGTGCACGAGAGCCGCGCGATCCTCGACGAGGCGACCGCCGCCGAGTCCGCGCCGCTCCTCCCCTCGGGCACGACGCCCGCCGAGCGCCGCGACTTCGCGCGCGCCGAGCTCGCCGCCGTGCGCGCCGACGTCACCCGCCGCCACCTCGTGCGCGCCCTCTGGCAGGCCACCTGGCCGCACGACCGGCTCGTCCTCGGGGCGTCGCGCCTCATCCGCGAGGCCGACCGGGCGCTCCCCGGCAAGCGCGTGCGCGTGCACGCCAACCGCGGCCTCGCCGGCATCGACGGCACCATCTCCACCGGCCTCGGCATCGCGCTCGCCTCGCAGGCGGGATCCGGGAGCGCGGCCGCCGGGATCACGCGCGTGCTCGTCGGCGACCTCACGCTCCTGCACGACGTCGGCTCGCTGCTCATCGGCACGGGCGAGCGCGTCCCGCGGATCCAGGTGATCGTCGGCAACGACGGCGGCGGCACCATCTTCGACGGCCTCGAGGTGTCGCGCACGGCCGCGCCCGCCTCCATCGACCGCGTCATGTTCACACCGCAGCGGGTGGATCTCGCGAGCCTCGCCCGCGCCTACGGCTGGGCGCACCTGCGCGCCGCGACCCACGGCGAGCTGGAGGCGGCGCTCACGACCGCGTCCGAGGCGCCGCTGCTCATCGAGGTGCCGCTGGCGCGGTAG